ACTGGTCTTTGCTGGTAGAAACATAACCCACAGGCTTGTTCAGCATTATATATACTTTTTTCTCTTCTGTTATAACAGGCTTTCCGTCTACAGTTACTACATCAGTGCTTGATACAGTAACCCCCATGTTCTCCACTATAATGTTATTTATGGCTACCCTACCCTGTTTGATCATTTCTTCTGCTTTTCTTCTGGAAGCAACCCCGGCATGTGCCAAAAATTTCTGTAATCTGATTTCCAACATTCATAATATTCCTTATATAAATTTTAGTATACCTTTTATTCTATATTTGATTTTAAATTGAGTCAACATTATCAGAACTTACAGACAGTGTAAAACTACGTTAAGTAAAACAACAACTTACAACAAAGTCACTTTGTCCTTTGCGAGTTGTTGTTTTGCTTTAACGTTAAGAAAAATGTTTTCCGACACCTTTTATTCTTTACATTTTTCATTTTCTTCTTTTTTATTTTTACTGTGTTCTTCTTTTGGTTTTGACATCTTTTCATTAAGCATTTGACTTGCTTTTTGAACCAATTCCGGAACCATATCCAGAATTTTGTCAACAGATGAATTCACATTTACAGGAAGGAGTTTAACCTGATTCTGTCCGCACACCATAAATGCCACAGGATTTATTGAAACACCTGCTCCACTACCTCCGGCAAAAGGGAATTTTCCTTTATCTTGTTCTTCCTGTGAATTATTAGAGGATGAATCTTCACCATAGTCCCCTCCTCCTGCTGCAAATCCAAAACTAACCTTAGATATAGGTATAATTACAGTTCCGTCAGGTGCTTGAACTGCATCTCCAACTATTGTATTAACATCAACCATTTCCTTGATACTTTGCATTGCTGTAGTCATTAGACCTTCTATTGGATGATTTGACACCAGCACCACCTCCCTTTCTATTTTTTAAGTACAGTATGGCAATTACTTTAGCTACAGTAATAATATTTACAATTTTTAGGCTAAATATGCAGTCTAAGTTTACTTTAATATATTTTCCATTAAAATCGGCCTCAACTTTAATTTCTTTATTTTTAACCTTATATTGCGTAAAAATCAGATTCTCTATCATTCCAATTGCGCTCCATAAAAAGCCGTATAAAATAGCAGTGTTGAACGCATCTCCGGTTCCTTGCTTAATATGAAGCTTGAAGTCTTTTATTATTAAGGATCTTCTGAAAAGTCCTCTCAATATGTGCAAGCTTTTTTTTAATTCTTTCAAGTCTCTCTTACCATTTACCGTTTTTCTCTTAGGTTTTTTATTCTTTTTGGGAATAGGATATATCATAAAGTTTTTAACAACATTATTTCTAAATGAATATATAGTAATAAAAACTGAACAGTCCTTGTTTTGAAGTTTTGCTG
This region of Clostridium sp. BNL1100 genomic DNA includes:
- the ytfJ gene encoding GerW family sporulation protein, yielding MSNHPIEGLMTTAMQSIKEMVDVNTIVGDAVQAPDGTVIIPISKVSFGFAAGGGDYGEDSSSNNSQEEQDKGKFPFAGGSGAGVSINPVAFMVCGQNQVKLLPVNVNSSVDKILDMVPELVQKASQMLNEKMSKPKEEHSKNKKEENEKCKE
- a CDS encoding DUF2953 domain-containing protein, with amino-acid sequence MKELKKSLHILRGLFRRSLIIKDFKLHIKQGTGDAFNTAILYGFLWSAIGMIENLIFTQYKVKNKEIKVEADFNGKYIKVNLDCIFSLKIVNIITVAKVIAILYLKNRKGGGAGVKSSNRRSNDYSNAKYQGNG